GCTGTGCCAAATGAACTAGTAAGTCGCGACGATTTACTCAAAGAGATTTGGGAAAAAGAAGGTACAGTAGTAACGGCAAGAAGTTTGGATGTACTGGTATCTAAATTGCGAAAGAAGTTTTTGCAAGACCCTACTGTACAAATAAGTAACGTTCACGGAAAAGGGTACAAGCTAGAGGTTTCTTAATTCGTTACTTACTTAATACGAACTTTACCTGTTAGGAATATACCTGTTGATGCGAGCTTTACCTGAGAAAAACCAAAGTCGCGAATTGGGATTTTTACAAAAGGCTCTACTTGTACACTGAAAATATTTCCAAATTTTCTCTCATAACCAATAGCAAAGTTTGCCATCCCAGCAGCCAAAAAGCCCTTCTTGTTACTTTCCCAGTTGGATTTCATGCCGTCCATATTGAAGTCTGAAGGGTAAATGTAATCGTAGCTTTCATCTAGCATAATAAAGCTTGAAACCCCACCCATTACGTACATTTTTGCTTTGTTGTCATACTTAATATTGTATCTTATGTTTAAAGGAATGTCTAAAACATTACATGACCCTTCCATTCCCATCATTTCTTTTGGCATTGCTCCCCAGTTATCTGGCCAATGCATACCGTCTACTTTGGTGCCATAAAATTTCTCAGAAACTATTAAGCCTGAGTGGATGCTCCATCTATTATTTAAGTGGTATTCGAGTTGAGCAGACCAATTATGTCCCATTTTAATAAACGAGTTTTCAATCACTTTCGAGAAGTCTGGAGATATGCCAACTGAAAAATAAATCTTATGATCTTTCTTCTCCTTTGTTTCTCGTGCGATGATTTTATTTTCTCTATTGTATTGAGATGGATCCTGCAAATAGGCTTTATTTATATCGGTATTGACAAAGCTTTTGTTGTCAATTAATTGAGGTGAGTTAATACGGAAAGTCTTCGTAATTGAATTTAAATCTCCTTTTTTGGTTGATACACCTGAATTAGAATTTAATGTTGTTCGAGAGTTATTCTCTTTTCTTAAAGCTAGATTTGTATTGTTGTTACCTATTCTCGACTTAGCTTGTACCTTTTCTTTTGTGCTGTTTATGAGAGTATTAGTTGACTTAAAAGAGTTTCCTTGATCTAGGTTAGATATTGTAGCAGCTGGTTTTGAATCTTTATTAATTTGTTCTGTTTTTAAGTTTCTGGCGTCCAAAGCGACGATGTTGTCCTGGGTGTTACTCTTTTCAAGGTTTTCGCTATTGGTAAGATTTTCTTTTACTATTGCGGTACTACGTTTTTCATCTACAGTGCTAGAAATTTCATTTTTAGAAGCAAAGAAGCTATTTTCTCCCCAGAAATATTTGGTGCCAATAATCCCTGCAAAAAGGAAAATCCCTAAAAGGGTCAGTAGGTTTCTATTGTTGAAAAATGCCCCTTTTGTGCCAATGTCGCCTTTGTCAAGTTTAGCTTCGAGGTCTAGCCATGAGCTTTCGTCAAACTCTGGATTAATTGTTTTTGAAGCTTTTTTAAAGAGCTCATCTAACTCAATGTCCGATATGTCTTTCCTATTTTTCATTTTTGATTTGGCACCTCCTCTGCTAAAGCCAATACTTTTTTTCTAAGAATATCTCTTGCTCTAGATACATTGGATTTGGAAGTCCCTACGCTAATATTCATGCTTTCTGCAACTTCTTGATGTGAATATCCTTCTATCGCGAACATTGTAAATGCAATTCGGTATGAGTTTGGTAACTCTTTTAAAAGTTGCATTAATTCGCCGGTGCGTAGATTACTGTCGGGAGCGGGTGTGTTGCTCGACTCTGTATATGCCGAAGATATATCTTGGTGATAGTAGTGTTTTTGTTGATTGCGATAAAAATCAATTGAAGTATTGATTAATATTCTTTTTAGCCAACTCTTGAATGATAAGCTAGGTTTGAATTTGTGAAGGTTTTTGAAAACCTTCATAAAACCATCGTTTAAAACCTCTAGTGCTTCTTCTCTGGTTTGGCAATAACGAAGACAAATGCCCATAGCCATTCCATAATGATCTTGGTACAGCTTTTTTTGTGCTGCCCGATCACCATTCTTACACCTTTCGATAAGATTGAGAAATGAGACTTCTGGCATTGTTCGTATCATCAACTTACTTTACGCAAGTTGTTTACAATTGGTTGTAAAGGATGGAAGACAAAATAATAGCTGAACTCTCTTTGGGTATATAATTAATACTTTTTGGTATTAATGTTCTCCAAGATGTTTCTTGTTGTATCCAATAGAAAAAACTAAAATCTCGAGTAAGGCTCCCAAAATGAAAGTAAATAAATCACCAAAGATTGCTAGTACGGCAAGAATTCCCACGAATATTACAATCATTAACCAACTTGGAATTTCGAAATTGTTACCTGCTGAAGCCATTGTTTTATACTTTATTTATAATTGACAAAGTTATAACTTTTGATCAAAAAAAAGTTTTTTACTTCCAAATTGTTAACATATTGATGCGTTAATATGTAAATAGACTACAACATTTAATTTATGGCAAAATATTTTACCCTATTGTTCATGCTTTTTCAGAGTTTTTCTAGTCTTGCTCAAGAAGAGCCTTACTATGAGCCAGTGGGTAAGCGAACATTGGAGAATTTAAAATATTTGCCAAACTTAGAAACCACTCAAAATAGAATTTATATTGCTACAAGTGGTGGGACAAGATATTTTGGTTCCAAAATGAATTTATCAAACGATTTCTTTGAGGCGAAAAGAAATACTAGCTTGTATTGGAAAGCTCAATTGGGATATAACTTCGACGATAAGTGGAGCGGTGAATTTGCTTTTAGTAAGAATCCTATTTACTTAAAAACTAGCCTCTCGGGTCTAAGAAATAGGCAGTCAAGCCTGAATGTAAACAAGGGAGAAAGTTTTAATGAGTTTCAATTGAGACTGAAACGCAAGATAATTCAAGTTGATAAGGTAGCACAAAAGGCAGGGATTTTTTTTACAACTGGTATTTCTTATTCTCCAAATCTGGCAAATAGAGATAATGGGTTGTCCCAATATGTGAGCCCGATTTTTAATGGTGCCAATATTCCTCCAGACACTGTTTTACATGAAGTACGTACACGTACGAGTAAACATGCTTTTGCCGTTGAGCTAGGATTAGAACTCTCCGGAAGAGTTTCGGATCAACTTGGTGTTGGATTATTTGTAAATACTTGGATTAGGCCGAAAGGCTCCATGTATAACGATTTAAGCTATAGGGTCAATAGTAGCGAACCGCAGGTTTTTCAGCAATCCTCTAACGCTTTAAACCTAAATGCTGGAATCTTGATTTACTATAATATGCTTAATTGGGTAAAGTATCGAAACAACAAATCGCTTCTAAATTAGTTGGATGTTATGTTTGAAATTCTTTGCAATTTTAAGTATTATTGCAAAGACATATAAATCCCCAATCCTAAAACAAAGAAAGCATGAGTAAATTTGCGGAATGCATGGAGCTTTACAAAGCTCAAAACGCTGAGTACAATATGGGACTAAGCGAAACATTATTAACAGCAGTTGCAAAAGGGTTAGGCCCTTCAATCTACAATCCTGATTCTTCTAAAGTTTCTGGTTCTGATCAGTCTGAGGTTGATCGCGTAAAAACTAATTTCTTAATTAAGAAACTAGGTTTAGCAGATGGTCCTAGTTTAGAGCCGGCAATTAGGGAGGTTTTAGAAAAACTAGGGACTTCAAATCGTAGTAAGTACAGAGCTGTAGTATATGCGGCATTGGCAGTAAAGTTTTCTAAAGAAGGCGTTTACGCTTAACCCACAACAAAAAACTTTATGCACTAGCCTTGATCAAGTCGTTATTGACTGGGTCGAGGCTTTTGTTTTTAATCCCATGAAATATATTGCCATATTCATAGTCAGGCTTTATCAGGCGGCAATATCTCCTTGGTATGCACCTTCTTGTAGGTTTAATCCCACATGTTCGCAATATGCTGTAGAGGCCTTGCAAAAACATGGGCTCATAAAAGGACTATATCTGACTCTCAATAGATTAAGGAAATGTCACCCATGGGGTGGCTCGGGTGATGACCCAGTTCCTTGAATAGGATTATTGCAAGGTTTTTCTTCAATTTATTCATAATGTTAAGTCTACTTTTTTGAATGATAATTCATTGACTTTCAGCATTGATAAAACTCCTTAACTTTGATTTTAATTTTTAACCAAAAGAATACCTACAATCGTGTCAAAACAGTCCGTTTACATATTTGATTTTGATAGCACTTTTACTCAAGTTGAAGGCTTAGATGAACTAGCCAATATTGCCCTCGAGCATTCGCCTGAAAGAGAATCTACAGTTGCTAAAATTGTTGAACTTACGAATAAGGGCATGAGTGGTGAAATAGAGTTTGCGGACTCCCTAGCACAAAGAATTGCTTTGCTAAAGGCCGATAAGGGCCATATAGAGCTCCTTGTTGAGTTTTTGAAAACTAAAATTTCAGAATCTGTTGAGCGTAATATTAAATTTTTTGAGGCTTATAGTGACCAAATTCATGTTGTGTCAAGCGGATTTAAGGACTTTATTGTTCCTGTAGTGTTGGACTTTGGAATAAAAGAAGAGAATGTTCACGCAAACACTTTTGTTTTTGATAATGAAGGAAACATTACTGGTGTGGATTCGCAAAATGTACTTTCGCAAAATGGTGGTAAAATAAAGCTCGTTGAGAGTTTAGGTTTTCAAGGTGAAGTACATGTGATTGGGGACGGATTTACGGACTACGAAATTAAGAAAAGTGGTTTTGCCGACAAGTTCTATGCATTTACAGAAAACGTGAGCAGAGAAAAGGTTGTTGAAGTTGCGGATCATGTTGTGGCTTCATTGGACGACTTTTTGTTCATTAATTCACTTCCTAGAAGTCAGTCGTACCCTAAAAGTAGAATCAAGGTTTTGCTTTTAGAGAATGTACACGAGGCTGCTGTAGAGGCTTTCGAAGAGCAAGGTTTTAATGTAGAATTTCACAAAGGAGCGATGGATGAAGAGGAGCTTTGTGAGAAAATTAAAGATGTTTCTATCATTGGAATAAGGTCAAAAACCAATATTACAGCCAAGGTTTTAGAAAATGCAGATAAGCTAATGGCAGTTGGGGCATTTTGCATTGGAACAAACCAAATTGACCTTGCAAAAGCAACAGAAAAAGGCATAGCGATTTTTAATGCACCATATAGTAATACGAGGTCTGTTGTTGAACTCGCTATTGGTGAGATCATCATGTTGATTCGTCATATTAGCTCAAATAGCGAAAGGCTTCATAAGGGAGTTTGGAATAAATCTTCGAATGATCGCTACGAGATACGTGGTAAAAAGCTTGGATTGATAGGTTATGGCCATATTGGGACTCAATTATCCATTGTTGCTGAAGCATTAGGAATGGAGGTGTATTTCTACGACTTGGTGGATAAAATGCCTCTTGGTAATGCTAAAAAATGTAGATCAATGGCAGAAGTACTCTCTAAAGTAGATGTAGTTAGCTTGCATATTGACGGTAGAGATACTAACACCAACCTAATAGGGAAAAAAGAGTTTGACATGATGAAAAAAGGGGTGATTTTCCTAAATCTTGCCCGTGGATTTGTGGTTGATATTCCTTCTTTGGTAGCTGCATTAAAATCTGGCAAAGTTGCTGGTGCAGGTGTTGATGTTTTCCCAGAAGAACCTAAAACAAATAAAGATTCTTTCTCAAGTGAGCTCATGGGCATGGAGAATGTAATACTTTCTCCGCACATTGGTGGTAGTACAGAGGAAGCACAGGAAGGTATCGGTCATTACGTACCTGAGCGTTTGCTTGAGTATATCAATAATGGTAGTACTACAGGAAGTGTTAACTTCCCAGAGGTTCAGTTGCCTCTGCTGAAAGACAGTCATCGATTATTGCATCTTCACAAGAACGAGCCTGGTGTATTAGCCAAAATCAACAACCTTTTTGCAAAACACCATATCAATGTAAAAGGTCAGTACCTTAAGACTAATGAAGAGATAGGATATGTGATTGTGGATATTGCAAAAACTTATTCAAAAGCTTTCATGGAAGACCTCAAAGAATTGGAGGAAACAGCTAAATTCAGAGTTCTATTTTAATTTTAGTTTTCGATTCGATTTTGTAGGTTTGTATTATTGGGTCGCCCAGCGATCTTTGTCTATACAGTCTAGAAGAGTGATAGTCTTTGCTTTTACATGATTTAGGGCCTTTCAGGCAACATTAAATAAAACCGATTGTCACTTGTTGTAGCCAATTACGTATAATTCATAACGTGGATTGAAGATTGTACGTATCTTAACCAAAAGTACTAGTTTTGTATTTTTAAAAATCAGAGGAACGCATGGCAGAAGAAGGAGAAATAGTAGACACAAGGCCAAAATATTCGGATACCGAGAAATACGTTGTGTTCGATAGCGAGTTCATGCCTCATATTGACTCGATGTTTAACTTTGCCTATCGTCTCACAAATGATGAGGACGATGCAAATGACTTGGTACAAGATACATACATGAAGGCATATAGGTTTATCAATTCATTTCAGAAGGGAACCAATGCCAAGGCATGGCTTTTTAGAATTCTTAAAAATTCTTTTATAAATGATTACCGTAAAAAGAGTAAGGAGCCTGCAAAGGTTGATTACCAAGAAGTAGAAACGGTATATAATTCGGAAAATGAACCTCAATACAACGGTACAGTAGACCTGCGTACTGATATGGTTCAGGATATGATCGGTGATGAGGTCGCAAGAGCACTCAATGGCCTACCGGTTGACTTCAGGACAGTGATAATTCTTTGTGACATTGAAGGCTTCACATATGAGGAAATGGCTAAGATATTAGACATTCCTATTGGTACTGTGAGATCAAGATTACACAGAGCAAGGAACTTATTAAAAGAGAAGTTACGTTCATATGCTACGAACATGGGTTATAAAGAATTAAGGTAAGAAAAGGTATAAAAGAATGAGTGAGGCGAAAAAGGAAAACGAGCTTAAGCATCATTGTGAAAATCATGAGAAATGCATGCAGATGATTCAGGCTGTTCTAGATGGATCAGCAACGGAGGAAGAAATGCTGCATTTTAAATCCAATATGGATCAGTGCATGCCATGTATCGAAAACTTTAGTCTCGAGAAGAGCATAAAGGAGTCTCTTCAGCAAAAAATTGAGAAAAA
This portion of the Spirosomataceae bacterium TFI 002 genome encodes:
- a CDS encoding hypothetical protein (manually curated); its protein translation is MKYIAIFIVRLYQAAISPWYAPSCRFNPTCSQYAVEALQKHGLIKGLYLTLNRLRKCHPWGGSGDDPVP
- a CDS encoding D-3-phosphoglycerate dehydrogenase, whose translation is MSKQSVYIFDFDSTFTQVEGLDELANIALEHSPERESTVAKIVELTNKGMSGEIEFADSLAQRIALLKADKGHIELLVEFLKTKISESVERNIKFFEAYSDQIHVVSSGFKDFIVPVVLDFGIKEENVHANTFVFDNEGNITGVDSQNVLSQNGGKIKLVESLGFQGEVHVIGDGFTDYEIKKSGFADKFYAFTENVSREKVVEVADHVVASLDDFLFINSLPRSQSYPKSRIKVLLLENVHEAAVEAFEEQGFNVEFHKGAMDEEELCEKIKDVSIIGIRSKTNITAKVLENADKLMAVGAFCIGTNQIDLAKATEKGIAIFNAPYSNTRSVVELAIGEIIMLIRHISSNSERLHKGVWNKSSNDRYEIRGKKLGLIGYGHIGTQLSIVAEALGMEVYFYDLVDKMPLGNAKKCRSMAEVLSKVDVVSLHIDGRDTNTNLIGKKEFDMMKKGVIFLNLARGFVVDIPSLVAALKSGKVAGAGVDVFPEEPKTNKDSFSSELMGMENVILSPHIGGSTEEAQEGIGHYVPERLLEYINNGSTTGSVNFPEVQLPLLKDSHRLLHLHKNEPGVLAKINNLFAKHHINVKGQYLKTNEEIGYVIVDIAKTYSKAFMEDLKELEETAKFRVLF
- a CDS encoding RNA polymerase sigma-70 factor, ECF subfamily; protein product: MIRTMPEVSFLNLIERCKNGDRAAQKKLYQDHYGMAMGICLRYCQTREEALEVLNDGFMKVFKNLHKFKPSLSFKSWLKRILINTSIDFYRNQQKHYYHQDISSAYTESSNTPAPDSNLRTGELMQLLKELPNSYRIAFTMFAIEGYSHQEVAESMNISVGTSKSNVSRARDILRKKVLALAEEVPNQK
- a CDS encoding RNA polymerase, sigma subunit, ECF family yields the protein MAEEGEIVDTRPKYSDTEKYVVFDSEFMPHIDSMFNFAYRLTNDEDDANDLVQDTYMKAYRFINSFQKGTNAKAWLFRILKNSFINDYRKKSKEPAKVDYQEVETVYNSENEPQYNGTVDLRTDMVQDMIGDEVARALNGLPVDFRTVIILCDIEGFTYEEMAKILDIPIGTVRSRLHRARNLLKEKLRSYATNMGYKELR